A stretch of the Aegilops tauschii subsp. strangulata cultivar AL8/78 chromosome 4, Aet v6.0, whole genome shotgun sequence genome encodes the following:
- the LOC109772418 gene encoding uncharacterized protein, with product MGASLSLVPLIDYFARREFLAAGLRPHSVTLPYPDGGSTGTCTVHYWAPAGEPRLPPLLLIHGFGPRATWQWRCQVGPLSRQFHVIVPDLLGFGGSSWDSPSAPPPSEATQAAALAALLDSVEGLKGKRVAVAGTSYGGFVAYWLARAAGPRRVGPVVIASSDLLKTAADDRAFLKRAGEGWSGAHELLLPAEPAAMRRLMEMAVHRPPPAMMTPDFVLRDFIQKLFMDNREQLTHLFKGITVGTDKFQVTPLSQEVLIVWGEHDQLFPVDKAYSIQRSLDGNARVEIIKKTGHAPQLEDPARFNNIMLDFLMAADPAWTNGSSL from the exons ATGGGGGCCAGCCTCAGCCTCGTGCCGCTCATCGACTACTTCGCCCGCCGGGAGTTCCTCGCCGCCGGCCTCCGCCCCCACTCGGTCACGCTCCCCTACCCCGACGGCGGGTCTACGGGCACATGCACCGTGCACTACTGGGCGCCGGCGGGGGAGCCGCGGCTGCCGCCACTGCtgctcatccacggcttcggccCTCGGGCCACCTGGCAGTGGCGCTGCCAGGTGGGGCCGCTGTCCCGCCAGTTCCACGTCATCGTCCCGGACCTGCTCGGCTTCGGCGGCAGCTCCTGGGACTCGCCctcggcgccgccgccgtccgagGCCACGCAGGCCGCGGCGCTCGCGGCGCTGCTGGACTCGGTGGAGGGGCTCAAGGGCAAGCGGGTGGCCGTGGCGGGCACGAGCTACGGCGGGTTCGTGGCGTACTGGCTGGCGCGCGCGGCGGGGCCCCGGAGGGTCGGCCCCGTGGTGATCGCGAGCTCCGACCTGCTCAAGACGGCGGCCGACGACCGCGCGTTCCTGAAGAGGGCCGGCGAAGGGTGGAGCGGCGCGCACGAGCTGCTCCTGCCGGCCGAACCCGCCGCCATGAGGAGGCTGATGGAGATGGCCGTGCACCGCCCCCCGCCGGCCATGATGACGCCGGACTTCGTCCTCCGGGACTTCATCCAG AAACTGTTCATGGACAACAGGGAGCAGCTCACCCATCTTTTCAAGGGGATCACGGTGGGCACCGACAAGTTCCAAGTCACACCATTGTCCCAG GAAGTGTTGATTGTCTGGGGAGAGCACGACCAGTTGTTCCCAGTAGACAAGGCCTACTCAATTCAGAG GTCATTGGATGGGAACGCTAGAGTGGAGATCATCAAGAAGACGGGCCATGCTCCACAGCTCGAGGACCCGGCCCGGTTCAACAACATCATGCTGGACTTCTTGATGGCGGCAGACCCTGCTTGGACCAATGGCAGCTCGCTATGA